A genomic stretch from Longibacter salinarum includes:
- a CDS encoding winged helix-turn-helix transcriptional regulator: MNARVETDEQGRKTAVDSCEEPCSIEKGMRILGGKWTGSILWHLKDGPVRFNDLARMVGGASKRMVSTRLKHLESHNLIEREVIETRPLGVEYSITPLGTTALGFLDELRDWYESLPEKAQT; encoded by the coding sequence ATGAATGCCCGAGTTGAGACCGACGAACAGGGCCGGAAAACGGCTGTCGATTCGTGTGAGGAGCCTTGTTCGATCGAGAAGGGGATGCGCATTCTCGGTGGGAAGTGGACGGGGTCCATTCTGTGGCACCTGAAAGATGGGCCCGTGCGCTTCAACGACCTTGCTCGAATGGTCGGAGGGGCCAGCAAGCGAATGGTCTCCACTCGCCTGAAGCACCTGGAGTCCCATAACCTGATCGAGCGCGAAGTGATTGAGACGCGCCCCCTTGGCGTAGAATACAGCATCACGCCGCTGGGTACGACGGCGCTCGGGTTTTTGGACGAACTCCGGGATTGGTATGAGTCGTTGCCGGAGAAGGCTCAGACATGA
- a CDS encoding NAD(P)H-dependent oxidoreductase: MQNVLIINGHQPYPFAEGRLNGTFVSIAREHLEARGDTVRLTEVAGGDGWDVEEEVENHQWADVVLMQFPVNWMSMPWSLKKYMDEVYTAGMDGRMCNGDGRHGPDENHQYGLGGTLTNTAYMLSLTFNAPRDAFDTSDAPFFDGRSVDDLLNPMHLNCAFFGMTKTPTFSAHDVMKNPDIETDIARFKTHLDRHFPPHSNEEMPVTERATSE; encoded by the coding sequence ATGCAGAACGTCCTGATTATCAATGGACACCAGCCCTATCCATTTGCCGAAGGCCGGCTGAACGGCACCTTCGTGTCCATTGCTCGCGAGCACCTGGAGGCCCGCGGTGACACCGTACGGCTGACGGAGGTCGCCGGCGGCGATGGATGGGACGTAGAGGAGGAGGTAGAAAACCACCAGTGGGCCGATGTCGTGCTGATGCAATTTCCCGTCAACTGGATGAGCATGCCCTGGAGCCTGAAAAAGTACATGGACGAGGTCTACACCGCCGGCATGGACGGGCGGATGTGTAACGGCGACGGCCGACATGGACCGGACGAGAACCACCAGTATGGGCTCGGCGGCACCCTCACGAATACGGCCTACATGCTCTCGCTCACCTTCAATGCACCGCGTGACGCCTTTGACACCTCCGATGCGCCGTTCTTCGACGGGCGCTCCGTGGACGACCTGCTGAACCCGATGCATCTGAATTGCGCGTTCTTCGGCATGACGAAGACACCCACCTTTTCAGCGCATGACGTGATGAAAAACCCGGACATCGAAACCGATATCGCGCGCTTCAAGACCCACCTCGATCGCCACTTTCCGCCGCATTCGAACGAAGAGATGCCGGTCACGGAACGGGCAACGAGCGAGTAA
- a CDS encoding peroxiredoxin-like family protein — translation MPTTPRSRQSAPALSFPTIGGGNWSLQDQSPENFTLIVFYRGLHCPVCKSYLETLSDVQSDYADLGVEMAAVSMDTKSRARKTRMDWGIGDYPLGYNLDLETANAWGLYLSEGIKEGEPDLFSEPGLFLVCPDGRLYYSAINSAPWGRPHLPSFRKTVDYIVTHDYPARGEHGS, via the coding sequence ATGCCAACGACACCACGCTCAAGACAATCTGCCCCCGCTCTTTCGTTTCCGACCATCGGCGGAGGCAACTGGTCGTTACAGGATCAGTCCCCGGAGAACTTCACGCTCATTGTTTTCTACCGGGGTCTACACTGTCCCGTCTGCAAGTCGTATTTAGAAACGCTATCAGACGTACAGTCGGACTATGCCGATCTTGGGGTGGAGATGGCCGCCGTGAGCATGGACACCAAGTCGCGCGCCCGCAAGACACGCATGGACTGGGGGATCGGTGATTATCCGCTGGGCTATAACCTTGACCTGGAGACGGCAAACGCGTGGGGGCTCTACCTGAGCGAAGGAATCAAGGAAGGCGAACCGGACCTGTTCTCCGAACCCGGGCTGTTTCTCGTTTGCCCCGACGGCCGGCTCTACTACTCTGCGATCAACTCCGCTCCGTGGGGACGTCCCCACCTTCCGTCGTTTCGGAAGACCGTCGACTACATCGTTACCCACGACTACCCTGCGCGGGGCGAACACGGTTCGTGA
- a CDS encoding DUF4397 domain-containing protein, giving the protein MPRCFYTSPSLAQPVDGAASDSHLLIFGRWVALLISIVLLTGWIAAPVAAQNAEVQLIHNAPDPAASTVDIYFENSSGDVEKFDNVDFRTATAFLTIPADTYDIVVADETSTGISDQVLHTKTGVTFNDGIAYHVVAIGVLDSNQFEANPTGRSTAFDVLINEDVLTSNSDALVRMRVAAGAPDLPAVNLEAPGGTLVGNIPFPDDTNGYISLPEDEYPLSLVDPNDASTVYAEFRLDLTGRASTPAYLLFTGFDTPGNEAPGAPELRAIAVFPDGTTEVLLPSADLQVVHNAAGIGAVDVYLDDGINPPSKIDDLPFRGALNVSAPAGESITVSLNAESSSGISDQQVASTTTTLDPDSFNQAFAVGESAGSADVLIQANRNQTSAGGAGTVGLLVGHQSPDAGPVDALTRGVQAVDDIAYTDFQPASGYVTVPTGDYIIRITDDANTAFVGSVLAPLTSLGVDGQTVTVLASGFVNPGTGEPSLALLAVPSEAADADPLNNTIVLQPDASLQTLVVNEFFADPSDTQDPNGDGTAGGDADEEFIELVNVSGAELDISGYEIVDAANNTYTVPAGTTLDPGGSATIFQGGTPTNIPGFTDTGSPALNNGGDDVRIVNAQGTVVDRITYSALTPENDDESTTRNPDYFGPMALSSTDLGQSPPYTPGRLNDGSGVLPVELAQFNAFGQGDTVQLVWTTLSEQKNSGFEIQQRIDGAFQTVGFRQGQGTTTERTEYRFQIGDLSPGTHAFRLRQVDLDGAATLSRVVNITVALDERYAWSSVSPHPVAETAHSTLQVRTAQPVKVTLYDLLGRKVQTLYDDTMTPGRGHDLAIDAQSLPSGTYFLRATGETFSATRRVTVVR; this is encoded by the coding sequence ATGCCTCGTTGCTTCTACACGTCCCCGTCTCTTGCTCAACCGGTTGACGGCGCCGCATCGGATTCACACCTCCTGATATTCGGTCGATGGGTCGCACTCCTCATTTCGATCGTGCTACTGACCGGATGGATCGCTGCCCCGGTGGCGGCTCAGAATGCCGAGGTGCAGCTCATTCACAACGCGCCCGACCCAGCAGCCTCTACCGTCGACATCTACTTCGAGAACAGTAGTGGCGACGTAGAGAAATTCGACAACGTCGATTTCCGAACGGCCACCGCGTTCCTCACCATTCCTGCAGATACGTACGATATCGTCGTGGCGGATGAGACCAGTACCGGCATTTCGGACCAGGTGCTCCACACGAAGACCGGCGTCACGTTCAACGACGGAATTGCCTACCACGTCGTCGCGATCGGCGTCCTCGACTCCAACCAGTTCGAGGCCAACCCGACGGGTCGGTCGACCGCATTCGACGTGCTGATCAATGAAGATGTGCTCACCAGCAATTCCGACGCCCTCGTTCGAATGCGCGTGGCCGCCGGGGCGCCCGACCTCCCGGCAGTCAATCTCGAGGCACCGGGCGGCACCCTCGTCGGCAACATTCCGTTTCCGGACGACACGAACGGGTACATTAGCCTGCCCGAGGACGAGTATCCCCTCTCGCTGGTCGACCCAAATGATGCCTCCACGGTCTACGCGGAATTTCGTCTCGACCTGACCGGACGAGCCTCCACGCCTGCGTACCTGCTTTTCACCGGCTTCGACACGCCCGGCAACGAGGCTCCGGGAGCGCCCGAACTCCGCGCCATCGCCGTCTTTCCCGATGGCACGACGGAAGTGTTGCTGCCCAGCGCAGACCTGCAAGTCGTCCACAACGCAGCCGGCATTGGTGCTGTCGACGTTTACCTGGACGACGGCATCAATCCGCCGAGCAAGATCGACGACCTCCCGTTTCGCGGTGCCCTGAATGTGTCGGCCCCGGCCGGTGAGAGCATCACGGTCAGCCTCAATGCGGAAAGCAGCAGCGGCATCAGCGATCAGCAGGTCGCGAGCACAACGACAACACTCGACCCGGACTCCTTCAATCAGGCGTTCGCCGTGGGCGAAAGTGCAGGAAGCGCGGACGTGCTCATTCAGGCAAATCGCAACCAGACGTCGGCCGGCGGGGCCGGAACCGTCGGCCTTCTCGTCGGGCATCAGTCCCCCGACGCCGGCCCCGTTGACGCTCTGACGCGCGGCGTCCAGGCCGTGGATGACATCGCGTATACGGACTTCCAGCCCGCCTCGGGGTACGTGACCGTTCCAACCGGCGACTACATCATTCGCATCACCGATGACGCCAACACCGCCTTTGTCGGCTCCGTCCTCGCGCCGCTCACAAGTCTGGGCGTCGACGGCCAGACCGTGACCGTGCTTGCATCCGGCTTCGTGAACCCCGGAACCGGAGAACCATCGCTCGCTCTGCTTGCCGTACCGTCTGAGGCGGCAGACGCGGACCCGCTCAACAACACCATCGTCCTGCAGCCGGACGCCAGCCTGCAGACGCTCGTCGTGAACGAGTTTTTCGCCGATCCGTCGGACACGCAGGACCCAAACGGCGACGGCACCGCCGGTGGGGATGCCGACGAGGAGTTCATTGAGCTGGTGAACGTATCGGGCGCGGAGCTCGACATTTCCGGGTACGAGATCGTCGATGCTGCAAACAACACGTACACCGTCCCGGCCGGCACGACGCTCGACCCCGGCGGATCGGCCACCATCTTTCAGGGTGGCACACCGACAAATATCCCGGGCTTTACCGACACGGGTTCACCGGCGCTGAACAACGGCGGGGATGATGTCCGCATCGTCAACGCGCAGGGCACGGTAGTCGACCGCATCACGTACTCTGCGCTCACGCCGGAGAACGACGACGAGTCCACCACGCGCAACCCGGACTACTTCGGCCCGATGGCGCTTTCCTCGACGGATCTCGGGCAGTCGCCGCCGTACACGCCGGGCCGGCTCAATGACGGCAGCGGCGTTCTTCCCGTCGAACTCGCCCAGTTCAATGCCTTCGGGCAGGGCGACACCGTCCAGCTGGTGTGGACGACGCTCTCGGAGCAGAAAAACAGTGGCTTCGAGATTCAGCAGCGGATCGACGGGGCGTTCCAGACCGTCGGCTTCCGCCAGGGACAGGGTACAACCACCGAACGCACTGAGTACCGCTTCCAGATTGGCGATCTCTCGCCCGGGACGCATGCCTTCCGCCTCCGCCAGGTCGACCTCGACGGCGCCGCGACGCTGTCTCGAGTCGTGAACATCACGGTCGCGCTGGATGAACGCTACGCGTGGAGCTCCGTGTCGCCGCATCCCGTGGCGGAAACAGCACACTCGACGCTACAGGTGCGCACCGCCCAGCCGGTAAAGGTGACCCTGTACGACTTGCTCGGCCGCAAGGTACAAACGCTGTACGACGATACGATGACGCCCGGACGCGGGCACGACCTCGCGATCGACGCGCAATCCCTTCCGAGCGGGACGTACTTCCTGCGCGCCACCGGCGAGACGTTTTCCGCAACGCGCCGAGTTACCGTCGTCCGATAG